The Ranitomeya imitator isolate aRanImi1 chromosome 6, aRanImi1.pri, whole genome shotgun sequence genome window below encodes:
- the LOC138641414 gene encoding uncharacterized protein, which produces MLTSDESSVVAAALVFQAARLQEERRPKRKRRMWTRSWLQKRSSLSHMGLIRELRDNNPHDFRNYLRMSEESFKIILSAVMPLIQRCDTPMRAAVPVDERLAVTLRFLATGRSLQDLQFSAAVSRPFLSVVIPETCEAIVRSLRHYMEFPKTADEWKRIASDFDELWQFPNCGGALDGKHVRITQPANSGSFFFNYKGYFSVILMALVNANYEFVDVDVGMNGRVSDGGVFEHTSFGESLRNNELLLPLNEDTKANLNFVFIADEAFPLHPHLLKPFAQRTLTPERRIFNYRLSRARRVVENAFGIMANRFRVFHTAINLKLPSIDFVVLACCVLHNFLRRHDTSSYSPPSFIDAVDARTGDIVPGEWRTQPDNFTALQALGSGRQADDARDCREKYCQYFNGSGAVPWQDRAV; this is translated from the exons atgctcacttccgatgagagttctgttgttgctgctgccctggtgtttcaggcagcacgtctccaagaggagagacgtcctaaacgaaaacgtcgcatgtggacccggagctggctgcagaaaagatcctcattgtcacacatgggtctcataagagagttacgtgacaataaccctcatgatttcagaaactaccttcggatgtcggaggaatccttcaaaataatactgtctgctgttatgccactcatacaaaggtgtgatacgccgatgcgtgcagccgtgcccgtggatgaaaggttggcggtgacactgcggttcctggcaacaggaaggtctcttcaggatttgcagttttccgctgctgtttccagacctttcctgagcgttgtgattccggagacatgcgaggccattgtgcgcagcttaaggcattatatggag tttcccaagacggcggatgagtggaagaggattgcttccgattttgatgagctgtggcagtttccaaactgcggtggtgcgttagatggaaagcatgtgcgcatcacgcaaccagccaactctggatccttctttttcaactacaaaggatatttcagtgtgatcctcatggcccttgtcaatgcgaactatgagtttgtcgatgtagatgttggcatgaatggtcgagtctccgacggtggtgtttttgaacacacttcatttggggaaagcttgaggaacaatgaactgctgttgccactaaatgaagacacaaaagcaaacctaaattttgtcttcatcgctgatgaagctttccctcttcatccacatttgctgaagccatttgcacagagaacactcacaccggagcgcagaatctttaattaccggttgtcgagggcccgtcgtgtggttgaaaatgcctttgggattatggcaaatcggtttagagtgttccacacagctatcaacttgaagctgccgtctatagactttgtggttttggcatgctgtgtgctccataatttcctgagacgtcatgatacgagctcctattctcctccttcgtttattgatgcagtggacgcaagaaccggagatattgtgcccggggaatggcgtacacaacctgataattttacagctcttcaagcacttggatctggcaggcaggcagacgatgcaagggactgtcgcgaaaaatactgtcagtactttaatggttctggagctgtaccctggcaggatcgcgccgtataa